From Eptesicus fuscus isolate TK198812 chromosome 22, DD_ASM_mEF_20220401, whole genome shotgun sequence, a single genomic window includes:
- the LOC103291356 gene encoding 10 kDa heat shock protein, mitochondrial-like — protein MAWRTRLCTGWPFPKFTCPEASLSLQPQESPVPAATAGVTAGQAFRKSLPLVGRVLLERSAAETVTKGGILLPEKSPGEVLQATVITVEWGSKGKGGATQPVKVQMGDKLLPEYGAIKVVLDNKDCFLFRNGDILGKCRLK, from the coding sequence ATGGCCTGGCGGACTCGCTTGTGCACTGGGTGGCCTTTTCCCAAGTTCACGTGTCCAGAGGCAAGTCTCTCCTTGCAACCGCAGGAGAGCCCAGTACCAGCTGCCACAGCTGGAGTCACGGCAGGACAGGCCTTTAGGAAGTCTCTTCCCCTCGTTGGCCGAGTATTACTTGAAAGGAGTGCTGCGGAAACTGTAACCAAAGGAGGCATTTTGCTTCCAGAAAAGTCTCCAGGAGAAGTATTGCAAGCAACAGTAATAACTGTTGAATGGGGCTCCAAAGGAAAGGGTGGAGCGACTCAACCAGTTAAAGTACAAATGGGAGATAAACTTCTACCAGAATATGGAGCCATTAAAGTAGTTCTAGACAACAAGGATTGTTTCTTATTTAGAAATGGGGACATTCTTGGAAAGTGCAGACTGAAATAA